In a genomic window of Candidatus Omnitrophota bacterium:
- a CDS encoding phage terminase large subunit family protein, with amino-acid sequence MGIKIAKAIVSTVLPYAAEEWVLPNKMTVSEWADTFRRLDVKTSAEPGQWSTTRTPYLKGIMDAFTDPFVDEITVMAASQVGKTEAMYNMLGYVIDQDPGPTLMVSPRADDAKSVSYNRVRPMIEASPVLNKYLPENLDDITKLEYHFDRMILYFAGSNSPADLASRPIRYLFLDEVDKYPKFSGREADPIKLASERQKTFWNKKTIKVSTPTTREGYIFREYEKSDQRRFYVPCPHCGKLQVLVFGQIKWPREESSPERIKNERLAWYECFYCGRKIEDAQKQKIMLSGEWIPEKKEKNRNRGFWISSLYSPWLTWSDIAAEFLKSKDYIELLMNFVNSWLAEVWEEKIEETTVDKVRNLARDYDEGIVPDDVLVLTAGVDVQKDHFYFVIRGWGYYEESWLIRAGRVEYWDDLVEELFKTEYKRLSSAETLTVYMSCIDSGFKTDEVYRFCRHWADKTKAIKGVEEISGGRFYRANKIDINSRTGAVIPGGLVLWHLNVTQYKDKINRLVTSRDPVKWHIFKNSNEEYLTQFTSEHKILIRNRTTGRAKEVWQKKKEAAANHFLDAEVYALAAADIIRALNIRKDDSTRVYQPKTEVQGHSREAWIRKREGSWL; translated from the coding sequence ATGGGGATAAAAATAGCAAAAGCGATAGTTAGCACCGTATTGCCTTATGCGGCAGAAGAGTGGGTTTTGCCGAATAAGATGACGGTGAGCGAGTGGGCGGATACGTTCAGACGCCTTGATGTTAAGACTTCCGCAGAGCCCGGGCAGTGGTCGACAACAAGGACACCCTATTTAAAAGGGATCATGGATGCTTTCACGGATCCGTTTGTTGATGAGATAACAGTTATGGCTGCATCTCAAGTTGGTAAGACTGAGGCAATGTATAATATGCTGGGTTATGTAATCGACCAGGACCCGGGTCCGACGCTTATGGTCTCGCCGCGGGCCGATGATGCAAAGAGCGTTTCGTATAATAGAGTCCGCCCGATGATTGAAGCATCGCCGGTATTAAATAAATATCTCCCCGAGAATCTCGATGATATCACGAAACTCGAATATCATTTTGACCGCATGATCCTGTATTTCGCAGGATCAAACAGCCCGGCTGATCTTGCGTCAAGGCCTATCCGGTATCTATTTCTGGATGAGGTTGATAAATATCCGAAGTTTTCGGGCCGCGAGGCAGATCCGATAAAACTTGCTTCAGAGAGGCAGAAGACTTTTTGGAATAAAAAGACAATTAAGGTTTCAACGCCTACTACACGCGAAGGTTATATCTTCCGGGAATATGAGAAGTCAGATCAAAGGAGATTTTACGTTCCCTGCCCTCATTGCGGGAAATTGCAAGTTTTGGTATTTGGTCAAATCAAATGGCCGAGAGAGGAATCATCGCCGGAGAGAATTAAAAACGAGCGGCTTGCCTGGTATGAATGTTTCTATTGCGGCAGAAAGATAGAAGACGCGCAGAAGCAAAAGATAATGTTAAGCGGAGAGTGGATTCCGGAGAAGAAAGAGAAAAACAGAAACCGCGGTTTCTGGATCAGCTCTCTTTATTCTCCTTGGCTTACATGGAGCGATATCGCAGCAGAGTTCTTAAAGTCTAAGGACTACATTGAGCTGTTGATGAATTTCGTCAATTCGTGGCTTGCGGAGGTTTGGGAAGAAAAGATTGAAGAGACAACGGTAGATAAGGTGCGCAATCTCGCCCGGGATTATGACGAGGGAATTGTTCCGGATGATGTTTTGGTTTTGACTGCAGGCGTTGACGTGCAGAAGGATCATTTTTATTTCGTCATACGAGGCTGGGGATATTATGAAGAATCATGGCTCATCCGCGCAGGACGAGTTGAGTATTGGGATGACCTAGTAGAGGAATTGTTCAAAACGGAATATAAAAGATTAAGTTCAGCGGAAACTCTCACTGTCTATATGTCATGTATCGATTCGGGATTTAAAACCGATGAGGTATACCGGTTTTGCCGTCACTGGGCCGATAAGACTAAAGCGATCAAGGGAGTTGAAGAAATTAGCGGAGGTCGTTTCTATCGTGCAAACAAAATAGATATCAATTCGCGGACCGGGGCAGTTATTCCAGGAGGCCTTGTTTTATGGCATTTGAACGTAACGCAGTATAAAGACAAAATCAATCGGCTCGTCACTTCTCGGGATCCGGTTAAATGGCACATCTTTAAAAATTCGAACGAGGAGTATTTAACTCAGTTTACTTCCGAACACAAAATATTAATACGTAACCGCACGACTGGCCGGGCAAAGGAAGTGTGGCAGAAAAAGAAAGAGGCGGCAGCAAATCACTTTCTCGATGCAGAGGTTTATGCCTTGGCTGCCGCAGACATTATCCGGGCATTAAATATCCGCAAAGATGATTCGACAAGAGTTTATCAGCCGAAAACTGAAGTCCAAGGCCATTCAAGAGAGGCTTGGATCCGCAAAAGAGAGGGCTCTTGGCTTTGA